The following coding sequences lie in one Bordetella genomosp. 9 genomic window:
- a CDS encoding SCO family protein translates to MPFAAAAPPGRRPRSAAILIAIFAITLAPILAAVVLYLNPQWWPDDSSNYGKLIEPQRDLPSAAALPLATLDGQPFDLTTLRGKWLLMTADGGACPESCARKLFIIRNTHASQGKNVDRLVRVWFITDEAPVPQKVLEAYRGTIMVRARPEQLAPFLLGDAAGAAGGPSAALAGPMWMADPLGHLMLQFPVDADPLKVRKDVSKLIYNSRIG, encoded by the coding sequence ATGCCTTTTGCCGCCGCGGCGCCTCCCGGCCGCCGCCCACGCTCCGCCGCGATCCTCATCGCGATCTTCGCGATCACGCTCGCGCCCATCCTTGCCGCGGTCGTGCTTTACCTGAATCCTCAATGGTGGCCCGACGACAGCAGCAACTACGGAAAACTCATCGAGCCGCAGCGCGACCTGCCGTCCGCCGCGGCGCTTCCGTTGGCAACGCTGGATGGGCAGCCTTTCGACCTGACCACCCTGAGAGGAAAGTGGCTGCTGATGACGGCCGATGGCGGCGCCTGCCCGGAATCCTGCGCGCGCAAGCTCTTCATCATCCGCAATACGCATGCAAGCCAGGGCAAGAACGTGGATCGTCTGGTGCGGGTCTGGTTCATTACGGACGAAGCTCCGGTGCCGCAAAAAGTGCTCGAAGCCTATCGCGGGACGATCATGGTGCGCGCGCGCCCTGAGCAGCTTGCTCCCTTCCTGCTGGGCGACGCCGCCGGCGCGGCGGGCGGGCCTTCCGCGGCCCTGGCTGGGCCGATGTGGATGGCGGACCCGCTGGGTCATCTGATGCTGCAGTTTCCCGTGGACGCCGACCCGCTGAAGGTCCGCAAGGACGTGAGCAAGCTGATCTATAACTCCCGAATTGGTTGA